The Panthera uncia isolate 11264 chromosome B3 unlocalized genomic scaffold, Puncia_PCG_1.0 HiC_scaffold_1, whole genome shotgun sequence genome segment GAGCGCTGAGGGCGGGTGCTGAGCGCGCCGAGGCAAACACGTACCCGAAAGATGTGGGTGGCGCCCCGCCGCCTCCCGCCCAGCGCCGCGACCCCGGGACCCCTTCGGCCCCCTCCGTCGCCGCGTGCTCCTCAGCGGTCCGAGTCTCTCCGAGACAGACGCGCTGGCTCTGCCGGCTCCCCTGGGGACATGGGGCGTCGGATGCAGCGGGGCCCCATGCTCCTTTCGCGGTGCGGCTGTCTCAACACCGCGGAGTGCCCGGCCCTAGCCCTACTCCTGCGGAGCTTAAGCCGCCTTTTCCCACGGGCCCCGCTTACTCGGGGACAGGCATCCTCTCCCCGCTGCCCCACTAGGATGTAAAGCGGCTCCCTGCGACCAAGGGAGAAGAGGGCGGAGACGAAGACGCCCTGCGCCCGCCACGGGTGGTTCTTGGCGCCTTTGCTCCCCGCGGCTCCGTAAGCTAAGGTCCTGCGGAGAGCAGGTGCTCGGTCCCCAGCCCAAGCATCTTTGGTCGTCGGGCTACCCGCCTGCGGCAGAGGTCGGAAACAGAAGCGGCTCCAGAATTTATCTCAGGGACTTAGGCTGTAGTCGATTTTGAAGGGTTGGGGAGACCCAGGGTTACACACCAGAAAATTAGATTTTACACTTACTTTAGCAGGCGTAATGGAGATGAGGGGAGGCTCAAGGCACCCGTTGGCGCCGCAGGTGGTTAGGGGCAATCCATTTGGTGGGAACAGGCTCCTAGATACTGGCTCACTCCGTGGCGACTATTGCCACCCTCCCCCGGTTCTGCTGGAAGAAGGGACAAAGTCTCCAGGGCGCACATGGTTGTAGAATACTCTAAGACAACGTGGTGTTCATGAGGCCGTTGGTCCCCTGACTTTAGAACCTCAGACTGGGAGGTCaccacccacctctccctgctCTGCACTTACAGGTACCTGTCAGTGCCCTGTCCCACCACAAATGTACGCCTTTCAGAGTCTTTTGGACCCCCACTGTCGCCACCAGGCTGCTGCCTGTGTACCACTTGTCACAGTTTGTGTGGGTCCTCCACAGCCGCTGTCCCCGCAGAAGAATAACCAAGGCCCTTCAGTGCgtggaagcagggaaggaggaaaaggtcATATAAGCACCTGCCCTAGACTGGTAAggtgagcagaggagaagggaggaaggagcttGGAGCTTACCTGGGGAATTAGGGGAGAAGCTGGCTCCAAGCCACTAGGTGGGGTGGTGATATTCCGTCTTGGGGGCTTGGAGCTGGCAGCCACAGGGGCAAGGATGATGGAAACGGTGCCTGGGACCATGACTGGAGCAGAGACCGGCTCCTGAAAGGTGACAGTGAGATAGCGGggttgggagagggggcaggatgTTAAATGGGAGACAGAAGATAAAGATAGACAAATGCAGACACTTGCCTCTCGCAGCCATACTCCTATCGCCACTCAGCCAGGGCACACCAGCATCTAGAAGCAGCCCCCCACCAACTGCTGTTGCTGAAGCCCCATGGGGTGCTGGCTGATACCTCTGCAAGTTTCTCCCCTGGGGAGTCCTTGTGAATGACTTGGGGGCTGCCCTGAGATTGTTCCTGCAGGCCCCCCACCCTTTCCTTGACTTAGCTAGGTAGTCTCACCCCCAGGCGGTGCTGAGACCCCAGGGCCTGTCCCTCCTTCCCAAGCTGAGAGATGGGGAACCTTGGATTGAGGTATGCACCTTGCTTCTGGGACCACTCCTGGAGCACTGACCCAGAAGTGTTGGCCTTGAGAGTTCCAGACCTCTGTGGGAGCCACAGGACCTGTCTGCCTTCACTGCTTTTGCCAAGCCTAGGAAGATACCTCTAGCCAGGTGGTTCCTTGACAGACAGAAGGTACTTACGCATGGCTCCAATCCATAGCAGCAGCCAGCTCAAGCAGCCCATGGCTTGTTCAGCCTGCTGCACTGAGGGTTGTAGGCTCAGACCTTGCCACTTTGCCCGTCTTCCCCTTATAGGAGCCTCCAGCTACTTGCTAGACACTGATGGTCCTAAAGCCTGCCTGGCCACTCCCACCTAAGACCCTGGCCACTCCCATGCtgaaggaggggaaggtggggcaggtgggcagggaggtCCCCACGCTTTCAGGAAGAGGCTTGGGAGCACACATCCAAGGGCTCCGTGTCTGGATCCACTGGGTTGGCTGCTGGCTGTCTCAGAGAATGAGGTGAGTGCAAGGTAGGGGAGAAAGTGCCCCCCACCCTTTTGAGGCTGGAGCCTGAAAAAAATGGCAAGCCACACCCTAGATACTTGCCCAAGCTTCTAGGTCTTTCTAACTCCCACATCGGGAGCAGTGTGGTGACTGCTTCATTGgtggtggggggtgtgtgtgtgtaaaacacatAGGAAGTGCTCTTTAAACAGCCCCAAGTTAGGCAGCATTACTTGTCATTACTTGTGTCTTTTCAGTGCCTTTGTAACTGAAAGGCCAACTCTCCAGATACTCTCAGAAACATGCGCCTCTGGGTTCACTTCATACAATTGATTGCCTGTTGTTAACTCTGTACAATTTCTTACTGTGATGGGGTGAAAGCCTGAATCCTGATGTCAACGATCTAAGTGCCAGTACTAGCATTTCTAGTCAACAGGTGACGCTGTTCCGGTCACACTGTTCTGAGGCGGTTTCCCCACCACCTATAAAATCATATGAAGGGGGGATTGCTCTGTAAACCGCAAGAAACCCTGTAACTGTGAAGGTTACTTAGCCGTCAGGtggttttgtgtcttctttattctttttccaaaatattaattttttaaaaagttttctttatttatttttgagagagagagagagagagagcaggggaggggcagagagagagagagagagagagagagaaaaccccaagcaggctctgcactgtcagcacagagcccaatgtggggctcgaactcctggaccatgagatcatgacctgagctgaaatcaagagtctgacgcttaactgagctgcccaggtgccccccaaaatactaattttaaaggCTGAGGCCTGTGTGTAATATAAagcactggggaaaaaaagaagtgacagtAGTTAGCTAGTTGGTGAAGCCTCTGAATATATAGTGctagataaagacactacagTGATTTTGTAAACACTCTAGTACTCAGACCCTATTTAGCTCTGTTGGTATCCTACTATGAGGTCACAAAATTTCTTTGGTAAGGTTCCCGTAAgccagtggttctccaagtgtgtGTTTGGGCTTGGATAACAGCGTCAgcaccacctgggaacttgttagagatGCAAATTCTTGGGTTTCACCCTAGGTCTACTCAATCAGGAACACTGGTGTACTGCCTAGCAATCGATTTAACACACCTGAAGACACTGCATTGCTGTTTGCAGATGCAGTAGCTGCTTAATAAACCTACTGGAGAATTCTGTGTGCAGCAGCTCCATTTATGGGAAATGGGTTCTCTCTGCCTGCTGATAGGGCACACTGCACTCACTCTGATGACCTGTAAACACACTATAGGTAATTCCACACAGAAAATGACACTCTAAGAAAGCTTGAGTGTTAGAATTCAGATGAAAGAACCTAGAAACTCTATCAAGAGATGAACCAATGAATCAGAATTCATGGTTTGATCCACTCCTTCCCAGCCCTTACCTACTACCACTCAAGTCCACAATGGAAGGGGTGTTGTGTGACAACACTAATAGACCGAATATTTGTGCCCTCCATCCCTGCCTCATTCGTAGGTTGAACCCTAATACCCAATGTGAGGGTATTTGGAGGCAAGGCCTCTGgaaagtgattaggtcatgagggttccaccctcattTCCCTTCCACCACGTGAaggctgtctatgaaccaggaagtgggctttCACTAGAGACCAACTGTGCCAGCATGTTGACCAACTTCCCAACCCCAAGAACAGAAATGAATTTCTATTGTGTATAAGGCACTCAGTCTTTGgtattgttacagcagcccaaataGATGAAGAGACAGCTAGTGCACAGTCTGATTTCGGGTTTCTTCATATCTCAGATAGCAGTTAACAGACCATAAGAAGACAAGACGCCGACCTCATTAAGGATACTTATACATCAAGTGGACTGCCCAGAGTCCTTCCAGAAGTACCCCTTCCCAAGAGCATTACTCTGGCCCAGCTCTACTGCAGAACTAGGacccatgtttttgttttcccagacGTAggctctgtcttcagctctcccATCTCTCACAGGAGCCCAGCTTCTCCCCTAGGATAGCCCATCTCTCCATACCAATCCTGAACTAACATCTGAAATCAGTCCAAATCAGATTCCCAGGagatacaaaaaatttttatttcagtacacATCTACAGGATTTATGTATCTGgtctggggcaggggaaggaggagataTGTACATAGTTTGTCTGGTCTCCGAGAGAGGGGCAAGTTACCCTTCACTTCCATACAGACCAGATCCTGAGTTTCAGACATCAGGATATAATGGGAGGGCTCACTCTGCTCCAAAAAAGCTCACACAGCCTGCTCCCAGGAAAGCAAGCCTTCTCCCTTGTCTCCTGCCCACCCTTAAGCCACAAAACCCTTCTGTGTGGCCAGGCCCGTGTTGGTGAACCCCAGGAGAATGTATCCATCTCTTCATCTGTAGCAGCCATACTAGGTCTCTGATACCCCATTTTGGAGCATCCCTGAGGTCAGTCTCTGGAGGTACTGCTGACGCAGAGAGGGCAGCTGGAGATACAGCTCAAAGCCTTCTGGGAGGGCAGGATTAGGGAGCTTATAGTGGAGAAGGTGTTGCCGGAGACCCTGCAAAAGGGGCAGAAACTTTATGAAGTAGGTAGTGAGATCCTATTGAGATTTCCGTGCCCCAAgacctcttctcttcccaccctccagGATGTGCCCCATCCTACCTCATTCGTCAGCATCCAAGTCTTCTGCAACATGCTCCTGCGGGCAGCCTTTACCTCGTCCTAGAGGCAGAACAGGGACAGGGGACACTGGGCCAAGGGCTGTACCCATCACTGGCCTTGTCTGGCCCTCATCTCCTCCCCAGATGACCCAAAGGCAGCTCAATCAcagtctcccttcctcccttcagtATAACTTACTGAACTCTTTGGGTCCCGGGAGAAGATGAAGCTGTTGACATGAGCCACAGCCACAGCATAGAGTACAGGGCACCAGCGTGCGCAGAGTGCACCAGTAACCAGGACACGGAAGTAGAGCTGAAGGAGGGCCAGGTTGTCTTCAGGAGGCTCTGTATAGTACTCCAAGGACACAGGCAACTGTGACAGGGGGAATGAGACATGCTGAGGGTGAGGGTGGAATGTCTATCACCGCACAACAGGGTGGATGGCTGGTGGTCACATGGACCAAATCATGAGGGCAGAGATCAGGTCCTGGACAGACGTCCATCCCTATCACAAGGATCAAGGTTAAAGACTAAAGAGCTGAGAAGCAGGGAAAACTGGGAAACTAAGAAGCAGTACTGAATTTCTACTGCCTACCACTACTTTAATCTacttaaaactttcaaaatgtcACATTCACCTGCTTGATTACACTATGAAACCTTTCAAAAGTTCCTTTTCTTAGGACCAGTAACTCTCTAAAAAATCACTCTTAATTCCATGCAGAAAGGAttatgagaggggcacctggctggctcagtcagtggaacataccactcttgaccttgggattgtgagtttggaTCCAACGATGGGTgtagactacttaaaaaaataaaaacataaaaaaaaaagtgattagggcacctgggtggcccagtcggttgagcatccgactttggttcagttTATGATCTAGCGGTTCTTGAATTCAAGCGccatgtcaggctttgtactgatagctcagagcctggagcctgctttggattctgtgtctccctctctttctgcccctccccctgcttgcactctctctcaaaaataaacaaacataggggaatgcaagctggtgtagccactctggaaaacagtatggaggttcctcaaaaaactaaaaatagaacaaccctaagacccagtaattgcactactagccatttacccacgggatacaggtgtgctgtttcaaagggacacatgcacccccatattgatagtagcactatcaataatagccaaagtatggaaagagcccaaatgtccatcaatggatgagtggataaagaaaatgtggtatatgtatacaatggagtattacttggcaatcaaaaagaatgaaatcttgccatttgcaactatgtggatggaactggagggtattatgctaagtgaaatcagtcagtcagagaaagacaaaaatcatgacttcattcatgaggactttaaaagacaaaacaggtgaacataagggaagggaaacaaaaataatataaaaacagggagggggatgatacagaagagactcataaatatggagaacaaactgagggttactggaggcgttgtgggggggggtgggctaaataagtaaggggcactaaggaatctactcctgaaatcattgtcacactatatgctaatttggatgtaaattttaaaaaataaaaaaattaaattaaaaaaattaacaaacataaaaaaatgattatgaaaGAAAGACATAAGGTTTACCTCCAGTGGTATTTGTCATAGTGTTACTTCAAATAgcagaaaattagaaacaattttcATGCCCACCAAGGGGTTGATAAAATAAACAGATGCACCTACACAATGAATTATTACATAgtaaaaaatgttgatttcttAGAATATTTAATGATTGGGAAATGCttattatgtaatattaaattaaatgaagaaaattaaatgaagaaaatattatgcAGGGAtcccaattttataaaaatatatatgtacacaaaaaGACTAatccttaaaaatgtatttttgtttttttatataaaatacttacattttatatacatgttaaatgtatttattaaaatatttaaagtttaccagaatagggcacctgggtagttcagttggttaattgcccaaatcttgattttggctcaggttatgatctcttggttcatgagtttgagccccacaacggggtccgtgctgatggtgtggagcctgcttgggattccctctctttccctctctctctgacctttgcctgctcactctctcactctctctcaaaataaataaactttaaaaaaaagtttaggggtgcctggatggcccagtcagttaagcatccaacttcagctcaggtcatgatatcgcagtctgtgaattcgagccccgaatcaggctctgtgctgacagctcagagcctggagcctgcttcattttctgtgtctccctctctctctgcccctcccccacctgtgctctgtctctctctctcaagaataaacattagaaaaaattaaacaaacaaaaagtttacCAGAATAAgatatgatgaaaataaaaactcaaaccttaaaaaaatagtaactctCTACAGCTTATAAGTTTAACCCTTTAGCCTGATTTTTGAGGCCCTCTAAGATTTTATTAGCCTTGTTTCCAACAAGTTCCTAAACTAAAATCTGTTCTGGACTCCTCCCTCTTCCTACCCTGTTAtactccttcctgcctctgagcTTTTGCTGATGCTATTCCACTAGgtacattcttttactttttgagagagaccttGTGagttgggagagacagagagagacagagagagagagagaaaaccccaagcagactccacactcaacagagggctagatctcacaactgtgagatcatgacctgagctgaaatcaagaggcacttaaccgaatgagtcacccaggtgcccctccactagGTACATTCTGTCCTTCATCCTCAACAATCCAAATTCTATCCAACCTTCAGTGCCCAGGTCAATCTGCACTCTTCCCCAAAGCCTTCTGCTTATGGGAAGCCCACTTTGATATTTCCCTTTTCTGAATCCTGACCTAACATCTAAAATCTGAATAACTTTGAACGTTAGTTTGTAGCACGTCTCTTATCCAGGTTGTAGCAACATGAACAACGAGCTGTAGCTTGTTAATAATATCCAATACGTACTATATGCCAGATACTCTGTGGAGTATCTCCTTTCGTGGAGTCTCAATCTCCTCAAAATCCCCAAGAAGTGAGATAAGGAACCTGAGGGCCACCAAAGCTCCCCACTGCTCAGGACCACCCCCAAGGCCCAGTACAGGAAGGCCAGTACAGTACAGGCTGTGTTGGGCTGAGAAAGTACCTGGGTCAGAGGCAGGCCCAGAGCTCGCAAGGCTCCCACATGCTCCCCAAAGAGGGCAAGGCGCAAAGTGACACTGAACCGACGCTGCAGGGGAAGGAGAACCAGAGCTCCAAAGAGATGGTCCCCAAAAGAGACAGCCTCAAAATGCTCCAGGAAGTTGGCATAGAGGTCAGGGAAAGATGTCAGGCCAGGAAGTGGACAATCCAGCTTGAGGTCTGGCAGGACTTTAGGCTGGCAGAGCCGGGCAAGGAGAGCTGCCACCAGACGTTGTATTGGGGATTCCCGGAACAGCTCACTGTCTACCAGGAACACACACATGAGCCGTGCCAGGCGGGCAGCAGGCGGTACAGCCCAGAGGGCCTGGGGGCGCCAGCTTTCCAAGATGAGCACCCACTGCAGAGCCCGCATAGCTGTGCCTACTGTGTCAGCAGGAGGAAGCCCCGAGGGCGTGTCTGAGGCCTGGTGGTAGAGGTGGATCAATGGCAGGAAAGGCCAGTCGGTAGGCAGCAGCGGCTCCTTAGGCACAGGGAgcagcagggctgggatttgCCGTAGCTCCTCTCGGTACAAGGCCTGAGATGCTAGTAGGCTGGCTTGGGCCAGTGAGCAGTGGGTCAGGTAGCAGCTGCGGATGCTGGGGAGGTCCTGGCAGGCCTGAACCAGCAGAGCCCCTCGCCCACACGCAGAGTCCCTGCCGCTCCCTAAGGACAGCCGATCAGAGAAGTCAGCTGCCTCTGGACCACCTGATGCTCTTTCCCTGCAATAGAACCCAAAAGCCAAAAATGAGGGTTTGAACCATGGCACTCTGAACACCATGCCACCTCTCCAGGGCTTCCCAGAGGTTCCTAGGTCCAATCCTGCTCCTCCCTGTTCCCCTAATCACTTTCTATGTTGTGTGTGTAGATTAAGAGAATGGATACTAAAGTCAGCTGCTTAGGGGCAGGTTTACggaacttctctgtgcctcagtttcctcataggaaaatggggataataacaatacCTATCTCATGGTACAAATGAAACACTTAAAATACAGACAGATACTTAAGGAGATGCCAGACACAAAGTTAGCACTCAGTAACTGTTAGCTATTACTCAAGTATAGCTAGTTTATGCACCTGTTTTTAGCTATACAGTCACATTGAAATCACATTATAATTCTCTAACGTGGATATCTTCATCCTCactttactgatgagaaaatggaagctcCAATAGATGAAGTACAATCCATGCAAGAAAGAGGATTAAACCCAGGTGTTCTAGCTCCAAACTCAGGGCTGCTCTGTCAATAGCCACAACAGCCTCTCAAAGGGCTGAGTTGATGTCATCAACCCTGGACTTACGGGAGGAACTCCAGACGGAATACACAGCTCAGCAGTAGCTCATGGGCGAGGTACTCACTTCCAGGCAGCACTCGGCTCAGCAGGGCCAACACCATACTATGATGGAGAGCGGCATTGACGGCCAGAACTGGCTGGACTGTTGCCTAtgaacagaagaccaaggggtgggagggtgggtgggatgTGAGAGGGCACAGAGCAAAGGGAAGTGAGAGTCCATGCAAAGAGGATATATACTGAAGGGTACAGATCCTGGGCACATCTAGATGGGATGAACTGCAGGGGTAGggattatggggggggggggggtgttgtggacagaggtggagagggggctggggcaTACCCACCGCTCTCTGGGCCAGGGTGAGTGCCAGGTACTGTAGGTGGTACTCATGGCGCAAGGCCCACGCAGAGAAGGGAGTGAGTTGTGGGGCAGCCATAGGAGCCACACACTGGAGGAAGTAGTTCTGGAGTCCTGGGGCAGCCAATATGGTAGCCAGCTGGAGGAAAGCAAACTTGTTCAGATCTAAAGTGACTTTGATCTCTCTCCTAAAGTTCCCCAggtggctgccccctccccagccaaaCTCAGAGAAATGGGTGCTGGCAAAAGAGACCTTTCTGCCTCAAGTGATACCCTCACCCTTTTGTTCTGACTCCTATcttgcccctccaccccagcctccaACCCCTAACCAGGTGCCTATGTCTCACCTGGCCACATAGCCCCTTGTGGATCCGGGCCAAGGTGTTGAAGAGAGACAGGAGGGCAGTGAGGAACGGGAAGGGTgaggctgagccagccagactgAGAGAGGGGCGTCCTCCTGTGCAACCCAGTGACACCAGGCTGGGGAGAGCTTCAGGGGCCGGAACACAGAACTGCGGGTTGCAGAGAGGGGAGCAGCATCTGGAGGCAGAATGAAGAAGCTGAGGGGGGCTCTGGCCTGATGTACACCAGGCTAGAAAAGAGCTGCTTGGTCTGCGACCAAGGCCCACAGGAACCTGGCTATATGTACCAGTACCCACATTCCTCAGAGCCCTCAAGTGCTGCTTGCTAGGGACTCAGGTTTCCTTCAGGCTGAGAAGGTCTACTTGGGATGGGCCAGGGAGCTAGATCTAGGAGTCCTACAGGGAGTCAAACGGCCTCCTCCCtactgcccccacctcccaaccacacacacacacacacacacacacacacacacacacacacactacataccTAAGAGAATCCCACAGGCTGCCCAGAGTGGGTGGGTGCAGTAAGGGTAGCAGCAGCCCCTCTGACAGGCGCTCCATATCCTGAAGCCAATCCCCTGGGCACAGGCTTGGCTAGAAGACCAAGGGGCTCAATGAGCTGACAGCAAAAGGAGATGCATTCTCCTAGACCCTGTGTACCCAGGCCAAGCCCATAACTTCCAAGAGCCCAAGAGTCAGTGTTTGTAGGCTTCTGCTTTCTGACCCTTCTGGAGAGAGAAAAGACCCTGAGGTTGCCCCGACACCCTCTGTCCTCAGAGCATGAAGTCTCCAGGGAGACAGAGctgctgcttggggttctctggtCCCCACCAACACAGCTCCCTGACAGCTCCAATGGATATGGAAGCAGaaagaggaaggtgggagggaaaaGGCGGAGAATAGGAAAAAGTGGAATGGGGAGGTAGGAGTGGAGAGGtcgagacagagggagacacagggtggTATGTTAAGATGGGGGCAGGCGCCCAGGATATGGAGGAAGGTAGGCAGGCAACACTCACCTGCTGGCTCCAGGCCTGGTAGTATGCATCCAGGAAGAGTAGGCAGGCAGTGGGCACCGGGCCTAGAGCATGCCAATTCTCAGATCTGGGCAGCAACTTCAAGGTCTGTCTTAGAAAGGGCTCCACAAGGGGTTGGAGCCCGGACACCTGTGTCCAAGTGATCAAGGAAGGAGTGGCCGACAGACTGGCCTCAGCAGAGTCACTAGAGGAGTGCCAAAAGGGTCACAGTCAAGGTCTGGCTGCCTTGACTCCTCCATAAGGTCTACCCACCCTCTCACTCTGGAGGAGTGCTCCCACCTGTCCTGAAGCTCAGAGCTATAACATACCTGCTGGACTCAGGGACAGTGTTACTGGCTGCCAGGGTCAGCTGGGTGAGCAGAGTGAGCAAGGAGGCTATCCGCTGCACAGACAGGGGCTGAGGGGGCTGGGTGCTGAGCTCCTCTGGCACAGCCTGCAGGGCCCGCATCAGCACTGGGTATAGCTCCCTGGGGGAGAATGATTACTGCCTTTCAGTGTCCAAAGACACTGGACATGGAGACACATGACACAAAGCAAGGCACTGCCCCAAGGACCTGCAGTTTGGTTAAGGAGGCTTGGGAGAAAGAGGCCCCAGGGCTGGGCACTCTTGGAAGGcttcagagggaaggaaggctggaGGCTGAAGGGAATGAGGGTAGACCTTCCAGGCTTCCTTCCAACAAGGGATTTAAATCTGATTTCACAAAGCTACTAAGGCTGTTGTGCACAGAATGTGGTTAACTCGGCTTTTTTCTACTGTCCTCTGGCTAGTCCTGGCCCCCAAGCCTTCTTCATTCCTCCCAGAGTCCCCTCTTCCTCATCCTCAGCCTCCCTCTGAGCTTGAAACCTTGAGCAAGGCTGAGTCATCAGATTAGGCCAGAGTACAGAACCGGAGAGGTCTGTAAGAGAGCCTACTCTTGTCTCTCCTCACC includes the following:
- the RPAP1 gene encoding RNA polymerase II-associated protein 1, whose protein sequence is MLSRPKPGESEVDLLRFQSQFLAAGAAPAVQLVKKGSRRGGDTNLDHPLLQDHRDVVTLDNLPDLPPALVPAPPKRARPSPGRPPPEHEDPEERLNRHDQHITAVLTKIVERDTSSVAVNLPVPSGVAFPPVFHRSQERQGKSATSGKRSIFAQEIAAKRVSEARVPPVREVVSTLDPLEGAASCEALTPREQGYQLPWGSHSFQGPNLVTGKGLRSQDAEQEAQTIHEENIAKLQAMAPEEILQEQQRLLAQLDPNLVAFLRSHSHVHEQAGEKATEEQRPGGPSVEVTGEEPTVPTSPSEPRQEDELEPEAPALAPPVTPHKEWLHMGTVELEKLQWTQDLPPLRRQQTQERMQARFSLQGELLAPDVDLPTHLGLHHHGEEAERAGYSLQELFHLTRSQVSQQRALALHVLAQVISRAQAGEFGDRLVGSVLRLLLDAGFLFLLRFSLDDRVDAVIAAAVRALQALLVAPGDEELLDSSFSWYHGALTFPLMPSQEDREDDEDEDEEAPAEKAKRKSPEEGNRPPSDLARHDIIKGLLATNLLPRLRYVLEVTCPAPSVVLDILAVLIRLARHSLESATRVLECPRLIETVVREFLPTSWSPMGVGPVLSLHKVPCATAMKLLRVLASAGRNIAARLLSSFDLRSRLCRFIAEAPQEMALPPEEAEMLSTEAFRLWAVAASYGQGSDLYRELYPVLMRALQAVPEELSTQPPQPLSVQRIASLLTLLTQLTLAASNTVPESSSDSAEASLSATPSLITWTQVSGLQPLVEPFLRQTLKLLPRSENWHALGPVPTACLLFLDAYYQAWSQQPSLCPGDWLQDMERLSEGLLLPLLHPPTLGSLWDSLRCCSPLCNPQFCVPAPEALPSLVSLGCTGGRPSLSLAGSASPFPFLTALLSLFNTLARIHKGLCGQLATILAAPGLQNYFLQCVAPMAAPQLTPFSAWALRHEYHLQYLALTLAQRAATVQPVLAVNAALHHSMVLALLSRVLPGSEYLAHELLLSCVFRLEFLPERASGGPEAADFSDRLSLGSGRDSACGRGALLVQACQDLPSIRSCYLTHCSLAQASLLASQALYREELRQIPALLLPVPKEPLLPTDWPFLPLIHLYHQASDTPSGLPPADTVGTAMRALQWVLILESWRPQALWAVPPAARLARLMCVFLVDSELFRESPIQRLVAALLARLCQPKVLPDLKLDCPLPGLTSFPDLYANFLEHFEAVSFGDHLFGALVLLPLQRRFSVTLRLALFGEHVGALRALGLPLTQLPVSLEYYTEPPEDNLALLQLYFRVLVTGALCARWCPVLYAVAVAHVNSFIFSRDPKSSDEVKAARRSMLQKTWMLTNEGLRQHLLHYKLPNPALPEGFELYLQLPSLRQQYLQRLTSGMLQNGVSET